From one Vibrio palustris genomic stretch:
- a CDS encoding 2-hydroxyacid dehydrogenase, translated as MAILLYLDKTRSSAWKDAITQAFPELECRTWSEPGDLREIEVLITWKVSTELLSRLPSLKAIFTPSAGVDQINFDEIPESITVVRMINPDLEQQMAEYACAAVLSVYRQFPLYRQQHNAHQWKQQHIAPAHQYRIGVMGLGQQGNAVLNQLATFNFSLRGWARSQHDLSGVDCYAGHNALPDFLEGLDCLICVLPLTDATHHILNRAVFDKLNTGACVINIGRGGHVDEADLMTALQSGQLGHAILDVVQNEPLDEDSSLWEHPNLFITPHIAGITRIDAGFDSIKENLRRMIDHEPFIGVVDKSSTY; from the coding sequence ATGGCTATATTACTGTACTTGGATAAAACACGCAGTTCTGCATGGAAAGACGCTATTACTCAAGCGTTTCCAGAACTTGAATGCCGAACTTGGTCAGAGCCCGGCGATTTAAGAGAAATAGAAGTACTTATCACTTGGAAAGTTTCTACAGAGTTACTCTCCCGCTTACCCAGCCTCAAAGCTATTTTTACGCCTTCAGCCGGTGTTGACCAAATTAATTTTGATGAGATCCCAGAGTCAATCACAGTAGTAAGGATGATAAACCCAGATTTAGAACAGCAAATGGCAGAATACGCCTGTGCAGCGGTACTGTCGGTCTATCGACAATTTCCACTTTATCGACAGCAACACAATGCTCATCAATGGAAGCAGCAACATATTGCTCCTGCGCATCAATATCGAATCGGCGTTATGGGATTGGGACAACAAGGTAACGCGGTTCTCAACCAACTTGCCACCTTTAATTTTTCTCTACGTGGGTGGGCTCGCAGTCAGCATGATTTATCCGGCGTGGACTGTTATGCCGGCCACAATGCGTTACCTGATTTTCTTGAAGGATTAGATTGTCTTATCTGCGTGCTACCTCTGACCGATGCGACTCACCATATTCTCAATCGTGCCGTGTTCGATAAATTAAATACAGGTGCTTGTGTCATTAATATTGGCCGTGGTGGACACGTCGACGAAGCGGATTTAATGACAGCATTACAAAGCGGTCAACTCGGACATGCCATTCTTGATGTGGTTCAAAATGAGCCTCTCGATGAAGATAGCTCATTATGGGAGCACCCTAACTTGTTTATTACTCCTCATATTGCCGGTATTACACGTATCGACGCCGGTTTTGACTCGATAAAAGAAAACTTGAGGCGAATGATTGACCATGAACCTTTCATTGGTGTCGTCGATAAGTCATCCACCTACTAA
- the yghU gene encoding glutathione-dependent disulfide-bond oxidoreductase → MSQDTTYVPPKVWTPSAENGGKFASINRPTAGAREAKELPVGEHDLQLYSLGTPNGQKVTIMLEELLEAGIDDADYDAFLINIGEGEQFGSGFVAINPNSKIPALMDFSQEKPVRVFESGSIMMYLAEKFDAFIPKGVDRTECLNWLFWQMGSAPFVGGGFGHFYSYAPEKLEYPINRYTMETKRQLDVLDQQLANHEFVAGDEYTIADMAIWPWYGALVLGELYDAAEFLDASSYTNVVRWAKAIAERPAVKRGRIVNRTWGEPHLAERHSKDDFKNL, encoded by the coding sequence ATGAGTCAAGATACGACTTACGTCCCACCAAAAGTGTGGACACCATCAGCAGAAAATGGTGGTAAATTTGCCAGCATTAATCGCCCAACTGCTGGCGCACGAGAAGCGAAAGAGTTGCCTGTTGGTGAACATGATTTGCAACTGTATTCGTTAGGTACTCCCAATGGTCAAAAAGTGACCATTATGCTTGAGGAATTACTCGAAGCAGGGATTGATGACGCAGATTACGATGCGTTCTTGATTAACATCGGCGAAGGCGAGCAATTTGGTAGTGGTTTTGTTGCCATTAACCCAAACTCTAAGATCCCCGCACTTATGGATTTCTCTCAAGAAAAACCGGTGCGTGTATTTGAATCTGGCTCGATTATGATGTATCTCGCTGAGAAGTTCGATGCCTTCATTCCTAAAGGCGTTGATCGTACAGAATGTCTCAATTGGCTATTTTGGCAGATGGGCAGCGCACCATTTGTCGGTGGTGGCTTTGGTCACTTCTATAGCTACGCTCCGGAAAAACTCGAGTACCCAATCAACCGTTATACTATGGAAACCAAACGCCAATTGGATGTATTGGATCAACAATTAGCCAATCATGAATTTGTGGCGGGTGATGAATACACGATTGCCGATATGGCAATTTGGCCATGGTACGGCGCGTTAGTACTTGGTGAGCTTTACGATGCAGCCGAATTCTTGGACGCAAGCAGCTACACAAACGTCGTTCGCTGGGCTAAAGCGATTGCAGAGCGCCCCGCCGTTAAGCGTGGTCGTATTGTTAACCGCACATGGGGAGAACCTCATTTAGCCGAACGTCACAGCAAAGACGACTTTAAGAATCTCTAA
- a CDS encoding LysE family translocator: MDIEIWMSFVLASMVLVLSPGPTVLLVIGQSLAYGRKSVVPMILGVISGDIVALTFSLLGVGAVLSTSSFVFNTMKWMGAIYLIYLGIKAWRSPVSTGDVDIYPIGKSWKVYRDSFLVTALNPKGLAFFLAFLPLFISPDKSNVGMQMLILAMTFILASFCSVSFYAYFGGRIRGYVSSEKGQKLFNKFSGSMLVSAGAITSTLKQ; encoded by the coding sequence ATGGACATTGAGATATGGATGTCTTTTGTATTGGCTTCAATGGTATTAGTTTTGTCACCGGGACCAACGGTACTTTTAGTTATTGGTCAAAGTCTAGCGTATGGTCGTAAATCTGTTGTACCTATGATTTTAGGTGTTATTTCTGGCGACATAGTGGCGCTGACATTCTCTCTTCTAGGGGTTGGTGCTGTTCTTTCGACTTCGTCGTTCGTTTTTAATACTATGAAATGGATGGGTGCTATATATCTTATTTATTTAGGTATTAAAGCATGGCGAAGCCCCGTATCTACGGGTGACGTAGATATTTATCCGATAGGTAAATCTTGGAAAGTGTACCGAGATTCATTTTTAGTTACGGCGTTAAACCCCAAAGGGCTGGCATTTTTCTTAGCATTTCTCCCGTTATTTATCTCACCCGACAAGTCTAATGTCGGTATGCAAATGCTAATTCTGGCAATGACTTTTATCTTAGCGTCATTTTGCAGTGTAAGTTTTTACGCTTATTTTGGTGGACGCATTCGTGGCTATGTATCTTCCGAGAAAGGGCAAAAGTTATTCAATAAGTTTAGCGGTAGTATGTTGGTCAGCGCGGGAGCAATTACATCAACGCTGAAACAATAA
- a CDS encoding IS110 family transposase — MNTNTLQNINVGVDTGKTNLDIYIRPLDIFFSVSNDDKGIKEVIRTIKKYHPERIAIEATGRLEMPFIIACNKANLPFVIANPIHIKRFAGAIGRRAKTDKLDAQLIAHYSDAIQPQLTQLKPEIMQLMSNLVARRHQILTMQTMEKNRLQQLPKALHSTINPIMTAFKKQIEKIEMLIMTLIEKTPDYQSKNIILQSVPGIGKVSAAAIISNAPELGYINNKQAASLIGVAPMNRESGRYKGKRIIQGGRAQVRTVLYMAMMSAMQSNPVFKSTYQRLLEAGKPKKVAIIACVRKMVVILNSMLRDGIMWNDNMAKN; from the coding sequence ATGAATACAAACACACTTCAAAACATTAATGTCGGTGTCGATACTGGCAAAACAAATCTAGATATCTATATTCGTCCATTAGATATCTTTTTCTCTGTCTCTAATGATGATAAAGGAATAAAAGAAGTAATCAGAACCATCAAAAAATATCACCCAGAACGCATCGCCATCGAGGCTACTGGCCGACTTGAAATGCCTTTTATTATCGCCTGCAACAAAGCCAATTTACCGTTTGTGATTGCCAACCCTATTCACATTAAACGCTTTGCCGGAGCGATTGGACGTAGAGCGAAAACGGATAAACTTGATGCTCAATTAATCGCTCATTATAGCGACGCTATCCAGCCTCAACTTACCCAGTTGAAACCAGAAATTATGCAATTAATGAGTAACTTAGTCGCAAGGCGACATCAAATATTAACGATGCAAACTATGGAGAAAAACCGTCTACAACAACTTCCTAAAGCACTTCACTCAACCATTAATCCCATTATGACTGCCTTCAAAAAGCAGATCGAAAAAATCGAAATGCTCATCATGACGCTCATCGAAAAAACACCGGATTATCAGAGCAAAAATATCATTTTACAAAGTGTTCCTGGCATTGGAAAAGTGAGCGCTGCCGCCATCATTAGCAATGCTCCTGAGCTCGGTTATATCAACAATAAACAAGCCGCTTCTCTAATCGGTGTTGCTCCCATGAATAGAGAAAGTGGCCGCTACAAAGGTAAACGAATCATCCAAGGTGGACGAGCTCAAGTTCGAACCGTTTTGTATATGGCAATGATGTCCGCTATGCAATCTAACCCCGTTTTTAAATCCACCTATCAGCGATTGCTGGAGGCAGGAAAACCCAAAAAAGTCGCCATCATCGCCTGCGTTAGAAAGATGGTTGTCATCTTAAATTCAATGCTAAGAGACGGTATTATGTGGAATGACAATATGGCGAAAAATTAA
- a CDS encoding AbrB family transcriptional regulator, with the protein MRGFPSFRVLFLWLALITVSLPIAIGFHYLSIPAAFLLGPMLTAIFFAQKNIVLKPHKQIMNIAQVTLGLMIAQMLPLQTLGEIGNHVWLFIGGVLSVLIASTLLSALLAYRRVVPGTAAIWGSSPGAAAAMTLLAQEYGADVKVVALMQYLRVILVTLTAAIVAHIFMPLTHHPSADLTLMDGTINSVGFVCTLALIACILLVNQIVKFPAGPLIIAIAGGLAINYWHGFSITLPKILLLCAYAIIGWHIGAKFTGNATRYTLRILPNIFLSIALLIGFCGLLSWGLVHYFDIEPLTAYLAMSPGGADAIAIIASGTPNIDLSFVMAMQTCRLLFMLIFGPILAIQAAKLVNHHQS; encoded by the coding sequence ATGCGTGGCTTTCCTTCTTTTCGTGTGCTGTTCCTGTGGCTAGCACTAATCACGGTTTCTTTACCTATCGCGATAGGATTTCATTACCTTTCTATTCCTGCGGCTTTTCTATTAGGCCCGATGTTAACGGCAATCTTTTTTGCTCAAAAAAACATAGTACTAAAACCTCATAAACAGATAATGAACATTGCCCAAGTCACATTAGGATTAATGATCGCTCAAATGCTCCCATTGCAAACACTCGGCGAGATTGGTAATCACGTTTGGTTATTCATTGGTGGGGTGTTGTCAGTGTTGATCGCCAGTACTCTTTTAAGTGCGTTATTAGCTTACCGGCGCGTGGTACCTGGCACAGCAGCCATCTGGGGTAGCAGCCCTGGCGCCGCCGCGGCTATGACATTACTTGCGCAAGAATACGGTGCGGATGTGAAAGTCGTCGCTCTAATGCAATATCTGCGTGTTATTTTGGTCACACTTACCGCCGCGATAGTCGCCCATATTTTTATGCCACTGACTCACCATCCATCCGCCGATTTAACACTAATGGATGGCACAATAAATAGCGTAGGCTTTGTGTGCACTCTTGCGCTTATCGCTTGCATACTACTGGTTAATCAGATCGTAAAATTTCCAGCAGGCCCGCTCATTATTGCGATTGCTGGTGGATTAGCCATCAACTATTGGCATGGTTTTTCAATTACGTTGCCCAAAATATTACTTCTATGCGCTTATGCTATTATTGGCTGGCATATTGGCGCCAAATTCACCGGCAATGCGACGCGCTATACATTACGTATTTTACCCAATATATTCCTATCTATCGCTTTGTTAATTGGGTTCTGTGGTCTCTTATCATGGGGGTTAGTGCACTACTTTGACATTGAACCGCTCACCGCTTACCTAGCGATGAGCCCTGGAGGGGCTGACGCCATTGCTATTATTGCTTCAGGCACACCAAACATCGATTTATCTTTTGTTATGGCAATGCAGACTTGTCGCTTACTGTTTATGCTGATTTTTGGTCCCATACTCGCTATACAAGCGGCAAAATTGGTTAATCATCACCAGTCTTGA
- a CDS encoding GNAT family N-acetyltransferase: MAVSTATLNYTIRRMCASDITQAYQLTQNLQWPHRQEDWLTMFNVSAALVMEHEGKVIGTACAVEQGAYASIGLVVIADEYQGYGLGRKIVTAIMQESQCSSFFLSATKAGQPLYEKLGFKEYARIKQYQGYVSGPDNQPLTSTQPFIRETQPSDYDNVIALLNQASGMERDKVFNEVLSETQQTIVLERDNAIAGVACYRSFGRGDAIGPVIASHSEDAHALLAYLLANNEGKFVRVDTPAQYHLAETLQSWGLSEVDDIAAMHLGTRPKPQLAYTPYCLITQALG; encoded by the coding sequence ATGGCGGTAAGCACGGCAACGTTGAATTATACAATACGCAGAATGTGTGCAAGTGATATCACCCAAGCATATCAACTCACACAAAATCTACAGTGGCCACATCGCCAAGAAGACTGGTTGACCATGTTTAATGTATCAGCTGCTCTCGTTATGGAACATGAAGGGAAAGTGATTGGCACCGCATGTGCGGTTGAACAAGGAGCCTATGCAAGTATTGGCTTAGTGGTGATCGCCGATGAATATCAAGGCTATGGACTTGGTCGTAAAATTGTCACGGCAATCATGCAAGAAAGCCAATGCTCATCGTTTTTCCTTTCAGCCACAAAGGCTGGCCAACCCTTGTATGAAAAATTGGGCTTTAAAGAATATGCGCGAATTAAACAGTATCAAGGTTATGTGAGCGGTCCCGATAATCAACCACTCACTAGTACGCAACCGTTTATTAGGGAAACTCAGCCTAGTGATTATGACAACGTCATCGCATTATTGAACCAAGCGAGTGGTATGGAACGAGACAAAGTATTCAATGAGGTACTGAGCGAAACACAACAGACCATCGTTTTAGAACGCGATAATGCCATCGCTGGTGTCGCCTGCTATCGCTCGTTTGGTCGAGGTGATGCGATTGGTCCGGTCATAGCGAGCCATAGTGAGGACGCACATGCATTGTTAGCGTATTTATTGGCGAATAATGAAGGGAAGTTTGTACGAGTAGACACTCCAGCGCAGTACCATTTAGCCGAGACACTGCAATCATGGGGGTTATCTGAAGTTGACGATATTGCCGCGATGCATTTAGGTACACGCCCAAAACCGCAATTAGCATATACGCCGTATTGCTTAATCACTCAAGCATTAGGTTAG
- a CDS encoding methyl-accepting chemotaxis protein, with translation MYLSLIHRVIAGFAVVILFVLGISFSSYLSQHKMATQLQLTSMTLPEMLDNSNTLLVDIQNINRITLSHANAHDGQQRQELENAFHEAVKHYHQSYQSLVSKFKHYPKLTAQLSDLNRQANQVIQEATNHLKLQNQREDARKQSSRELNAFELGWKNLSRDLGALNSQAEWNNQQMVVIYLDVADEKGKSVQNLLQKVMLVEDESSIKDITLKLNEHLADFTQKLQDVIKETPDSKETLQPYIDLLKRTITEPHGLLQQHLRYLMLQQRSASKLRDMSRNVDAIISQAETLTNQVRSIAMKARQSADEQAQFSLWAIIISAIIACVVAVVVAITVVFSIKSPLAVITKALAELSQGNLTWRIKEDYRSEMGEVVRDINILGQQLHELIASVHSSSQTLRSVATDSHTMIEKNNQDLAAQGKQTNSIATAVTEMETVVNEVAKYSGDTSQEVEKVTALANNNIDNMQSNLKYIQSLKTSLDDASSLITTLSQETESINQVIEMIQNVSEQTNLLALNAAIEAARAGESGRGFAVVADEVRTLATHSRQSADEINTKVLALQKKARDAVTLMAQNQEYADQSVTQTQDTHKSLAGMIHRLSTINDMSRSIATSCEQQSVVAKDVAENIVGISDMANKITNESHTLAQHSHSLDKLAAEQGTLVAKFTI, from the coding sequence ATGTATTTGTCACTCATCCACCGTGTGATCGCCGGATTTGCGGTAGTGATTTTGTTTGTACTAGGGATCAGTTTCTCGTCTTACTTGTCTCAACATAAAATGGCGACGCAACTGCAGTTAACGTCCATGACCTTGCCCGAAATGCTAGATAACTCCAATACCTTATTGGTCGATATTCAAAATATTAATCGTATTACTCTATCTCATGCGAACGCCCATGATGGCCAGCAACGCCAAGAGCTTGAAAATGCCTTTCATGAGGCGGTTAAACACTATCATCAATCTTATCAGAGTCTTGTCAGTAAATTTAAACACTACCCAAAATTAACAGCGCAACTCAGTGACCTTAATCGCCAAGCAAATCAGGTGATCCAAGAAGCAACCAACCACCTTAAATTACAGAATCAACGAGAAGACGCGCGTAAACAATCATCTCGAGAATTGAATGCATTCGAATTGGGTTGGAAAAACTTGTCGCGTGACCTTGGTGCTTTAAACTCACAAGCTGAATGGAATAACCAACAAATGGTGGTTATATATTTAGATGTGGCGGATGAGAAAGGCAAAAGCGTGCAGAATTTATTGCAAAAAGTGATGCTGGTTGAAGACGAGTCATCCATAAAAGACATCACTCTCAAGTTAAATGAGCATTTAGCTGATTTTACTCAAAAGTTACAGGATGTCATTAAAGAAACACCGGATAGTAAAGAGACATTACAGCCTTATATCGACCTTCTTAAACGTACGATCACCGAACCACACGGTTTACTCCAACAGCATCTGCGCTACTTGATGTTGCAACAGCGAAGCGCGAGCAAGTTACGTGACATGAGCCGTAATGTTGATGCGATCATTAGTCAAGCCGAAACGTTAACTAATCAAGTGCGCTCTATTGCAATGAAAGCAAGGCAATCAGCAGACGAACAAGCGCAATTTTCACTATGGGCGATCATCATTTCCGCGATCATTGCATGTGTTGTGGCCGTTGTTGTGGCCATTACCGTCGTATTTTCGATCAAATCTCCGCTTGCCGTCATTACGAAAGCGTTGGCTGAGCTCTCACAAGGAAATTTGACATGGCGGATTAAAGAAGACTATCGCTCAGAGATGGGGGAGGTAGTGAGAGACATTAATATTCTAGGCCAGCAGTTACACGAATTAATTGCATCGGTGCATAGTTCATCACAGACGTTGCGCTCGGTTGCCACCGATAGCCATACGATGATTGAAAAAAACAATCAGGATCTTGCCGCACAAGGTAAGCAAACTAACTCTATTGCCACCGCCGTGACCGAGATGGAAACCGTGGTCAACGAGGTGGCAAAATATTCGGGTGATACGAGTCAAGAAGTTGAAAAAGTGACGGCATTAGCTAACAACAATATCGACAATATGCAGAGTAACTTAAAGTACATTCAATCGCTTAAAACATCATTAGATGACGCATCCTCACTCATAACAACATTATCGCAAGAAACGGAGAGCATTAACCAAGTGATTGAAATGATACAAAATGTCTCTGAGCAAACCAATTTGTTAGCACTTAATGCAGCGATTGAAGCAGCACGCGCTGGTGAAAGCGGGCGCGGGTTTGCGGTGGTCGCCGATGAAGTACGCACTCTTGCAACGCATTCACGTCAATCTGCGGACGAGATTAATACCAAAGTGCTGGCGTTGCAGAAAAAAGCCCGTGACGCGGTTACATTAATGGCTCAGAACCAAGAATATGCCGATCAATCCGTGACACAAACACAAGATACGCATAAATCTCTTGCGGGGATGATTCATCGTTTAAGTACGATTAATGATATGAGTCGTTCTATTGCCACATCCTGCGAGCAGCAAAGTGTGGTCGCCAAAGATGTGGCAGAAAATATTGTCGGTATTTCTGATATGGCGAATAAAATTACGAATGAATCCCATACCCTCGCTCAGCATAGTCATTCACTTGATAAACTTGCCGCTGAGCAAGGAACACTCGTCGCGAAATTTACGATATAA
- a CDS encoding ISAs1 family transposase — MTNLTNPFMHFSALTDYRQTGKVTHKLSDIILLTVCGVLAGQDTWEGIVDFGEMRRDFLNHYGDFSAGIPSADTVARVVGLLNPKEFQSAFIDWMKDCHELTKGEVVAVDGKTVRGSYNKAKGNQAVHMVNVFATANGVCLAQSKVNEKTNEITEIPKLLEMLDISGCLITIDAMGCQRKIAQKIVDKSADYLLAVKGNQGRLEQVFNDYYKPSMLMKFDGDSYSSQDKSHGRLETRCALVNEDLSVLGDLEYEWPELKCMGIMVNVRQESEHASEKEVSVRYYISSKKLSAEELHNASKSHWLVESMHWQLDVGFREDKCRIRVDDRAEELSRIRQACFNLLKQETSAKGGIQRKRMRCAMDENYLSKVLGSLE; from the coding sequence ATGACCAATTTAACGAACCCATTTATGCATTTTTCAGCCTTAACCGATTACCGACAAACGGGCAAAGTCACCCACAAATTATCAGACATTATTTTGCTGACGGTATGCGGAGTTTTAGCGGGACAAGATACATGGGAAGGCATTGTTGATTTTGGTGAAATGAGACGAGATTTTCTCAATCATTATGGCGATTTTTCAGCGGGTATTCCGTCAGCCGATACAGTGGCACGAGTAGTGGGTTTACTCAATCCGAAAGAATTCCAATCGGCCTTTATTGATTGGATGAAAGACTGCCATGAACTCACGAAAGGCGAGGTTGTCGCGGTTGATGGAAAGACGGTGAGAGGGTCTTACAATAAAGCCAAAGGTAATCAAGCGGTCCATATGGTCAACGTGTTTGCGACAGCGAACGGTGTTTGCTTGGCGCAATCAAAAGTGAACGAGAAAACTAACGAGATCACGGAGATACCTAAGCTACTGGAAATGTTAGATATTTCGGGTTGTTTAATCACAATTGATGCGATGGGTTGCCAACGAAAAATAGCTCAGAAAATCGTGGATAAAAGCGCTGATTACTTGCTAGCAGTGAAGGGAAATCAGGGTCGTTTAGAGCAGGTATTTAACGACTACTACAAGCCTTCGATGTTGATGAAGTTTGATGGAGATAGCTACTCAAGTCAGGACAAAAGTCATGGTCGATTAGAGACTCGATGTGCACTGGTTAATGAAGACTTGAGTGTCCTCGGTGACCTTGAGTACGAATGGCCGGAATTGAAGTGTATGGGCATCATGGTCAACGTAAGACAAGAAAGCGAGCACGCTTCAGAGAAAGAGGTGTCGGTACGCTACTATATCAGCTCGAAAAAATTGAGTGCAGAAGAGCTGCATAATGCTAGTAAAAGTCATTGGTTAGTGGAGTCAATGCACTGGCAATTGGACGTGGGTTTTAGAGAAGATAAATGCCGGATCAGAGTAGATGATCGAGCTGAAGAATTATCGAGGATCCGACAAGCTTGTTTTAACTTATTGAAGCAAGAGACGAGTGCGAAAGGTGGTATTCAGCGTAAGAGAATGCGCTGCGCGATGGATGAAAATTACTTAAGTAAGGTTCTCGGAAGCCTTGAATGA
- a CDS encoding glutamine amidotransferase has product MNKLLIIETGTAPEALKTRFDDLADWFYVALGFAKTEVEIIRVYQGESLPQPSTEYCAIITGSWAMVTDHEPWSEYTAEWIRQAYAVDMPMLGVCYGHQLMAYALGGEVGYFAKGREMGCFAVTLQPQAQYDPLLQHLPLQFFAHLSHSQRVIKAPKTAKVLAASQRDPHQIIRYSATAISTQFHPEFTTALLKASLDITREDLINEGENVEMLKQGVKETPDALSVLQRFVACYMPQPVTV; this is encoded by the coding sequence ATGAATAAATTACTCATTATCGAAACAGGAACGGCGCCGGAAGCGTTAAAGACACGCTTTGACGATTTAGCCGATTGGTTTTACGTAGCGCTTGGTTTTGCGAAAACCGAAGTTGAGATTATTCGCGTCTACCAGGGAGAGTCGTTGCCTCAGCCTTCGACTGAGTATTGCGCGATTATTACCGGGTCTTGGGCGATGGTGACAGATCATGAACCGTGGAGTGAGTATACCGCTGAGTGGATTCGTCAGGCATATGCGGTGGATATGCCGATGTTGGGCGTTTGTTATGGTCACCAGTTAATGGCATATGCACTAGGCGGTGAAGTTGGCTATTTTGCTAAAGGCCGAGAAATGGGCTGTTTCGCTGTGACATTGCAGCCTCAAGCGCAGTACGATCCGTTACTCCAGCATTTACCTTTACAGTTTTTCGCGCACCTTTCCCATTCTCAGCGTGTCATCAAGGCGCCTAAAACTGCCAAAGTTCTCGCGGCTTCACAGCGAGATCCTCATCAAATTATTCGTTACTCTGCAACGGCGATCTCCACACAATTTCATCCTGAATTTACGACAGCGTTATTAAAAGCGTCACTGGATATTACCCGAGAAGACTTAATTAACGAGGGAGAAAATGTAGAGATGCTAAAGCAAGGAGTCAAAGAAACCCCCGATGCATTATCGGTGTTACAGCGTTTTGTTGCTTGTTATATGCCGCAGCCCGTTACTGTCTAA
- a CDS encoding alpha/beta hydrolase codes for MSNKKPNYQTLPSHNQSLDEAPDFRTQSLPGYTYGAKVLQAAKVSAPPVDSISDVIYSQIPHQSENIQLRMSLLVPRTAHKKPAIVFYPGGGFTSAQRNKFIEMRMSLAQAGFVVAAVEYRVLPHTFPAPLVDGKSAVRFLRANAEAYNIDVARIGVLGNSAGGWLAEMMGATNEEVEFDKGWFLEQPSTVNAVATLYGISNLLNIGEGYEGKANASHQQANVPEALLINGLAFHDKLGGTINSDKPKALFASPLGHMRAGLPPFLIMHGSNDSLVSPVQGAQLFEALKEHGHNPEYYLIEGADHGDESWYQDATIKIIVEWFCQQLMSPCSEQ; via the coding sequence ATGTCGAACAAGAAGCCAAATTATCAGACTTTGCCTTCCCATAATCAATCTTTAGACGAAGCGCCTGACTTTAGGACACAAAGCTTACCGGGATATACATATGGAGCCAAAGTACTGCAAGCCGCTAAGGTTTCTGCGCCGCCTGTCGACTCAATTAGCGACGTGATTTATTCACAAATTCCTCATCAAAGTGAAAATATCCAGCTAAGAATGTCGTTATTGGTGCCGAGAACCGCTCATAAAAAACCAGCCATTGTTTTTTATCCAGGGGGCGGATTTACCAGTGCACAAAGAAATAAATTCATAGAAATGCGTATGAGCCTAGCACAGGCAGGATTTGTGGTGGCAGCCGTAGAATACCGCGTTCTTCCCCATACATTTCCAGCCCCATTGGTTGATGGTAAATCGGCGGTGCGCTTTTTGCGCGCCAATGCAGAGGCTTATAATATCGATGTTGCTCGTATTGGCGTCTTAGGTAACTCGGCAGGCGGTTGGTTAGCAGAGATGATGGGGGCAACCAATGAAGAAGTGGAATTCGATAAGGGATGGTTTTTAGAACAACCCTCGACAGTTAATGCGGTAGCAACACTGTATGGTATTTCTAATTTATTAAATATTGGAGAAGGTTATGAAGGCAAAGCTAACGCAAGTCATCAACAGGCTAATGTTCCAGAGGCTTTACTGATTAACGGCCTCGCGTTTCATGATAAGCTTGGCGGTACCATTAATAGTGACAAACCAAAAGCGTTGTTTGCTTCTCCATTAGGTCATATGCGTGCGGGTTTACCACCTTTTCTGATCATGCATGGCAGTAACGATTCACTTGTATCACCAGTGCAAGGCGCTCAACTCTTTGAAGCATTAAAAGAGCATGGCCATAATCCGGAGTATTATCTGATTGAAGGTGCGGATCATGGTGATGAAAGCTGGTATCAAGATGCGACCATAAAAATCATTGTCGAATGGTTCTGTCAGCAACTCATGTCGCCCTGTAGCGAGCAATGA
- a CDS encoding chloramphenicol phosphotransferase CPT family protein has product MDIIILNGASSSGKSSIAKELQSILPDNYLHLGIDTFIEMMPKRTINLTEPDIPSDGFYWQTESGNNPPSLRIKSGEYGEHINHAYHSTVKHLADLGLKVIVDDVMNGGIEQQSWLEALGDTKCLFVAVMCSDTELRNRENLRDDRINGSAVEQNCRVHNGVVYHFQVNTTHCSPQQCAQEIASYIEK; this is encoded by the coding sequence ATGGACATCATCATTCTCAACGGTGCAAGTAGCTCTGGCAAGTCTTCGATAGCGAAAGAGCTACAGTCCATATTACCCGATAACTATTTGCACCTTGGTATTGATACGTTTATCGAAATGATGCCAAAGCGTACTATCAATCTAACTGAACCAGATATACCTTCTGATGGGTTCTATTGGCAGACGGAATCGGGAAATAATCCACCCAGTTTGCGTATAAAAAGTGGCGAATATGGCGAACACATCAATCACGCGTACCACTCTACAGTAAAACATCTCGCTGATCTGGGATTAAAAGTCATCGTAGACGACGTTATGAATGGTGGTATTGAGCAACAATCTTGGTTGGAGGCTCTTGGTGATACGAAATGCCTTTTCGTCGCTGTTATGTGTAGTGACACAGAATTACGTAACCGAGAAAACCTTCGAGATGATCGTATCAATGGCTCTGCTGTTGAACAAAATTGTCGGGTACACAACGGTGTTGTCTACCATTTTCAAGTCAATACGACACACTGCTCACCACAACAATGTGCTCAAGAAATAGCGTCGTATATAGAAAAATAA